The region TGCGGCTTAGCCCAGTCGTTTACTCGGCTCAAGTGGCTATTTGAGTGGTTTGTGCAAAACACAACCTTTGATTTCCCCAAACTTTACATGTACGGAGAGTTTTCAGTAATCAAATAGGATTCCTATAATTCATCTATTCACTCTGAGTTGCAACCATTATAATCTTTTATTGGGACTTTTTAGAGGTATTATTTGCGAATTTTATTGAAATATTAGTATCCAATAGATAAGCTGTCATTAGTCGTAGATATTTTCCCGTCGTAACGCTTCGTCTGGTAGATTAGGGCAATCCTTTTGACTTTGTACCCATTGGTGAAATCGTTCCGCCCTTTCTTTAGGCGTGGCAGTTGCCCAAAAGGGGAGTTCTGCGGAAACGGGAGACAGAATGAGGCGGTATTGCGTCGCCGTGCGATCGCGATCGCCTTCTATCTCTACCACAAAGCGAGTATGGGGTTGAATTGCCTGTAAAATCTCAGTAGGGAGTTGTAAAGTACCTGACTCGCTGACTTCAACGATCAAAGACATGGCGATCGCCTCCAAGTAATTAAGATGTCTGTTTAGAGCTATTTTACTAATTCTTCAATAAGCTATGTGTAAGAGAAAATCCGTGGACAGCGTTTATTGGAATGTTTGACGGGGATGCTGAGTTTGCGGAGATGGCAGTACAGTGGCAGGCGGAACACAGCCAGGATGCAGATGATGCGAGATGAATCTAAAGATGCGATCGCTCACGCCTCAATTTCCCAGTCCTCAATCTGCAACCCCTCAACCCGCTCAAACTCTCGTGTATTATGTGTCACCAGCGTTAGATTATTGGTCAAGGCGATCGCTGCAATCTGTAAATCATAAGCTCCGATGGGCGTTCCGTTAGTTTCTAACTGCGATCGGATCACCCCAAAGGTTGTAGCTGCCAGATCGTCAAACGGCAGCGAGACAAATTGTGTCAGGAATTTCTGTTGTAAAGCAAAGTTGCGTTCTGGATTAGCACTTTTCATCGCCCCAAAGCAAAGTTCTGCCTTGACGATCGAACATATCGCAATCTCTTGAACCGGAGTCGCCTCAAGCCTTTGCTTTAAGTTCAAGTTCCTGCCCTTTAAATAGATGATGCAGACATTGGTATCAAGAAGATAGTTCATTCCAGGGGTTCACGCTCCGGTTGTTCGGGTTGAGGGTGTCTGAAGAATGAGTCATCTTGAATACAGCCGTAAAACTGCGAAAGATCGACCGCTTTAACCTCTTTGGGCTGGCTAGTTTGGTAGACAATGACAACCTCAATATCCGTATCCCTCATGTCAGGCAAATGAACCTTCAAAAGACCATCGCTGCCAATATGGGATTTGAGTGTGATGCTATGCATAATTTTCTCTGCCTCCCTACAAAGTAAGATCCTCACCCAATTCTTGCAAAATTCCCTGCAATTCGGCTATAGCCGCTTCCAACTCCCCGATCGCTTCCTGAGCAAGGGTGGCAGTTTCGGGCAACTCCCCCTACTGCCTTAACAGTGACAGTCTTGGCGATCGCCTCTACGCAATTGAGTAAAATGTCTGTCAGGATTCTAACGCTTCAACGTATTGCAATCAGAGCCTCTCCCTTAAAATTAGTCCAGTAATTGACGAGCCAGTTGATTGTGTTTTTCTACCAAGGTTTCTAACTCAATTGTTGTCAAACGCCCCTTATCGACCACCTTGCGACCGTTAATAAAGCTATAATCAACCCGATTCACCTGACAGAAAATGAGGGCAGCAACTGGATCGTGTTGCGCCCCGGCAAATTCAGGGCGATCCAAATTAATCGCAATCAAATCTGCCGACATTCCCGGCGCTAAATAACCAATATCATCTCGCCCCAACACCTGCGCCCCGCCTCGCGTTCCCAACTCCAACGCCTCCCGCGCCGTCATCGCCTCTGCATCGAGTTCTCGCACCCGCGCCATCAAAAATGCAGTGCGTGCCTCATTCAATAGATTAGAGGTATCGTTGGAAGCCGAACCATCCACCCCCAAACCGACGGGCACCCGATGATTGAGCATCTTGCGGATGGGAGCCATACCACTGGCTAAACGCATATTACTACAAGGGCAATGCGCCACCCCCGTACCCGTTTTACCAAAATTTTGAATCGCGCGATCGTCCAACTGCACGCAATGGGCGTGCCAGACATCATTTCCCACCCAACCCACAGACTCTGCATAATCTCCCGGCGTCATGCCAAACGTGGCAAGGCTATACTCAATATCCGATTTGTTCTCCGCCAGATGGGTATGCAACCGAATACCAGGATGCGATCGCGCTAAGGCAGCAGATTCGCGCATTAAATCCTGGGAAACTGAAAAGGGGGAACAGGGCGCTAAGGTAATTCGCAACATCGCATGGCGGCTGTTGTCATGATATTGCTCAATTAAGCGCTGGCTATCTTTTAAAATATCGGCTTCCTTTTCCACCACTGAATCGGGTGGTAAACCGCCCTGGCTTTCCCCAACGCTCATACTGCCGCGACTGGCATGAAACCGCAGCCCAATCGCCTGAATCGCCTGAATTTCATCATCCAGAGTGCTACCGTTGGGATAGATATACAGATGATCGCTCGCTGTGGTGCAACCCGACAGCATTAACTCCGCCGCCGCCATTTGAGCGCTAATAAATACGGCTTCTGGAGTCAGGTTTGCCCAAATTGGATAGAGCGTTTGCAACCAATTGAACAGATCGCAGTTTTGCGCCGCCGGAATGACTCGCGTTAGGGTTTGGTAGAAGTGGTGGTGGGTATTCACCAAACCGGGCAGCACGACATAGCGGTTCTGTAAATCTAGCACTTCATCGGCAGTTTCCGGTAAGGTGGCTGTTGGACCAACTTGTTCGATAGTGCGATCGCGTACAAATATAGCACCATCCTGGATTTCCCGCCGGGCATCATCCATCGTCACCAAAGTATGAATATGCTTAATCAGGAGAGTCGCCATTGGATTTTCAACCTCAAGAGATGCTTTGGGTTTACAGTAACTTGTCGCTAGTTGAATGTATTCAAACTCACCATTTTCTCCGATCGATCTACCAAGGCAAAACTTCCCCGTTAGCGTGCCAAAACGTGCCTGTATTGGAGAGCGTTAACTCATCAATGCGCTGCAATAACCCCTTTACCGATTCCTCTGGCGTGATGCCACCTGCTGTAAAATCGGTCATGCGCGTTTGCACTAAGCCTGGATGCAGGATCGCCACCGCAATACCGCGCGATTTGAGATCGATGGAAAGCGATTTTCCTGCCATCGACAGCGCCACCTTCGACATCCGATAGCCGTAGGAACTGCCCGACGTATTATCCTCAATCGAACCCATGCGACTCGTCATTAGCACAATCTTAGAGCCATTGTTCAGCAGAGGTAAGAGGGCATGAGTCACCCGTAAAGGTCCTAGCGCATTCACCTCAAACTGCTCTCGAATGCTATCAAAATCTAAATCTGCCAGCGTCACCCGCTCAAGGATACCCGCATTATTAATCAATACATCAATCGGTGTATCGCCCAAACGTGCCTTCAACTCTGCAACCGAAGCATCCGAAGTGATATCAATTCCTGCTTCGACTTGCACCCCAAGTTGCTGCAAATCTTCCGAAGCCGTACGACAAACTGCAATAACTCGCTCTCCCCGCGCTTGCAGTTGGCGACAATATTCGTAACCAATGCCTCGATTTGTTCCTGTAATCAGATAGGTTGCCATAGCCATTTTTCGGTAAAATCCCTTCTAATCTAGCGCCCTCTCTAACCACTCCCGTGCCTTCTGGCTATCCACGGGGCGCGAAAACCAGTAACCTTGACCAAACTCGCATCCTAATTCCCGGAGTCTGTGCAAATCTGCATCGGTTTCTATACCTTCGGCTACCACATCCATTTCTAAGCTATGCGCCAAGGTAATAATCATCCGCACTGTTTCGCCCTGATAGGTTCTTAAGTGTTGGACAAAAGAGCGGTCTACCTTTAAGGTATCAATGGGAAATTCATGCAAGCGACTTAAAGAAGAATAGCCAATCCCAAAATCATCAATACATAAGCGTATCCCCAAATCCTTAAGCTGCTTCAGGCGTTGAGCCTCGGAGGTAAAGGTTTCTAAAATGCAGCTTTCAGTAATTTCTAACTTTAGGCCATGCCTGGGAATTCCTGTGGCTTGCAAAATGGTTTCTAACTGGTCTAGCAATTCGACTTGTTTAAGCTGAATCACCGAAAGATTGACATTCATCACCAAAGAAGAAAGCTGAGGAAACTCGCGCAACCACTGGCTGAGTTGTTGACAAGCTTCTTGCAGCACCCACCCACCGAGGGGAATAATTAATCCCGTTTCTTCTGCGACGGGAATAAACTCAATGGGCGAAATCATGCCCCGCTGCGGATGATTCCAACGCACGAGGGCTTCAAACCCCCGCAAACGTCCGGTTGATAGGGAAATAATCGGTTGATAGTGCAGGCAAAACTCCTGAGCATCAAGGGCGCGGCGCAAGTCTCCTTCTAGCTGAAGCCTAGCCGTTACCTGGGTTTGCATGACTGGGTTGAAGATAGCGTAGCAGTTTCTCCCCTGAGATTTGGCGGAATACATGGCTGTATCGGCATCCCTTAAAACATGGGAGGCTTGTTGATAGGGGATGGCACTCCAAGCAATGCCAATGCTGACGGCGGTGAAGATTTCGTAATCTTCCACCTGAAAGGGTAAGGTGAATTGAGCGTGGATGCGCCTAGCTACCTCAATGGCTTCTTCGACTTGTTTCAATTCTTCGAGCAGAATGGCAAATTCGTCTCCCCCAAAGCGGGCGAGGGTATCGGAGGCGCGCACGCATTCTTGCAGCCGTTGAGCCACGCATTTGAGCAATTCATCCCCTAGGGAATGCCCTAAACCATCATTGATCATTTTGAAGCGATCGAGGTCGATAAAGAAGACGGCGTAGAAGTTATCGGGATGGCGTTGATTTAACTGAATGGTATGTTCGAGAAGCTGGATGAATAGGGCGCGGTTGGGCAAGTTTGTCAGCGCGTCGTGAAAGGCGTCGTGCTGAAGTTTCTCGGTAGCTTGCATCAGTTTGGTTTGGGTTTGTTGCAAGGCTTCGAGAGATTGCTGCAAAGATTGGTTGGATGCTTGCAGGTTATTGTATAGCGTGGCGTTTTCAAAGGAAATGGCAGCTTGAGCGCACAGTACGTTTAAAACGCGGATGCGATTTGCAAAGCGATCCGTACCGGAATCGCTGGTAAAGGCTCCTGCTGTAAGATTATTTTCCAGGTAGAGGACGCCTATCGGTTGTTTAGTCTTAATCAGCGGCAAGCATAAGACTGAGGTGGGTTGGTGTTGAATAATGTAAGGATCGGCGGCGAATTGGGTTTCGGCTTTGAGGTCGTCGATGGCCAAGCTCTCTGCTGTACGGAAAACGTAGCGTACAATTGAGATGGGTAAGTTTGTACTCTCTTCTAGGGGTACAGATTCTAGCTGGCAGGTTTGACCGCTCGCGCAATGGGCAACCCGGACTAAGCGATCGCCCTTGAGTAAGATTAAACAACCGCAGTCTGCCCCGGCATTCTCTAGCACCACCTGCATTAGGGTGACGATCAGTTGCTCCGGTAGCAGTTCTCCGGATATGGCTTGGGAAGCTTTAATGACTGCGGCTAAGTCTAGGGATTCGCTGGAACCGCTGGAACTGCTGGTAATGTGCGCTCTAGAGATGCTGTTTTGCGGGGTGCGTTCTGGCGCGAGAATGGGTTGAAGCAATTGAGGATAGCGGTGTTCTAATTCGGCGATTTTCGCTTTGGCACCCCAACGGGCATAACCATAATAGGCTTCCTGGAGATAACCGGCAGCAACTTTTTGTTTTCCCCACTGGAGGTAAAACTGGGCGGCGAGTTGGTAGGCGAGGGCGGCTTCTTGGAAATAGCGATCGCTCCGAGCATTTTCAAGGGCAAGATCGTACAATTCAATGGCGTCTTTGTATTCTCCCAAGACTCGATACCGTTCTGCTTCTACCAATTGCCACTTGTGCAAATGATTCATGGGGGCGCAGGTTGCCCAATGCTGTAATTGGGTTTGGTTGGCTGTCACCTGCTGCCATTGCGACGCCTCAAGGTTTGGATCGCTTAAGCTTGCTAGGATAGCCAGGGAATCGTAAAAATAAAACGCAGGCTCCACAACGGTACCCACGCAGGCGCTTAAATGCTGTCGAGTTGTCGCCGCATTCTGTTGCGCTTGGGCGATTTCTCCCAACCAGAAATGCAAGATAAAACGGTGCAAGTAGAAGATACATAGCCGAAACCCATCGTTAGAGGCTTGCACCTCGGCGAGTAAGGTTTCCTCGTAACTGGGTTGGCGCAAGTCCATTTCTGGCTCAGATTCGCCTAGCAGTAGCCGCGCGGTTTCCCAGTAAACGTGGTAGTGTTTGCCTTGAGTGTCTCGGTTGAGTTCTTCTAACTGCTGGTGATAGGCCCGAATTTGCGGTTCGAGTTCGTTGAGGGGTAAACCCGACCAAAAGGCGTTTAAGGAAAAAACTTGCACCACATAAACAATAAATTGCAAGTCCCCTGTTTCTAAGGCCGCTTGATAGGCTTCGTGAAAAATCGGTAAGGTTTCCCGCAGGTGGGCGGTGCAGTGATAGATATAGCCTGCAAAGACATTAAAGGTGGCAGCGCGGATATTTTTGGCTTCTGGTTCCTGCGCCAGTTGATAGGCGAGTTGTCCAAATTGTTGGGCGAGGGTTAATTCTTGCCAAAGGACGTGCAATTGAAAGGCGTAGCTGACATAGCCGACGGGAGAAAATAGGCTATTGCCAAATTGAATGGAAAGTTTCACCTCCAACATGACGACAAACGGATATAGGGGCGAGCTACTCATGTAGCAGGCAGGCATAATACTATCGGCAATCTGCATAATGGCGATCGCGTGCGGGTCGCTCATTTTGGGCAAATCAACTAAGCTGGCAATGGTGCGATCGCCAATCGCAGAGCTAATCTCCTGACGGGCTAGTTGAACGTCTTCTGGGGTGGGAGTTTGGGGAAAATCGACGCCAAGCTCTTGCAACACCTGCGTGCCGATCGCGATCGCCTCCACAAATTGATTGCGGGCATTGAGCGATTGAAGTTGCACCTGATACACTTGCATCCGATCGAGGGGCGTTTGTGCCTGCTCGATAACCGTTGCAATCCATCGCTCCATTTGGGTAAAATCGCCGCACAGCCAAGCCACTTCTGCGGCTAAGTTATGCAACTCCAAGGCGATCGCATAATCGGTTTGCCAACAGGTTTCGCCCAATAAAACTAACCCCGATGCGGCATAGTCGCGGGCGGCTTGATAGGCAGTGGCGGATCTCGCTTTGCGGGCTGCACTGAGGTTGAGTTGAGCGAGTTCGTAGCGCTTGGCTGGCTCTGCAATTAGGTCAATTCCAGCATTTAACTGATTGACTAACTCAAAAATGCGCTCTTCTCTAGCTGCGGGGGAGAGGCGTTCTAGCAGGAGTTGTCCGATCTGGTAATGGGCGATCGCGCGATCGCTCTGGGGAATCAGCGAATAAGCCGCTTGCTGAACGCGATCGTGCAAAAAGCGATACGTCACTGCCTGCATCGCTGCTTGAGTCAACCCCTCTGTGGCTCCCAAATAGAACTTATAAACCTGGGTTTGGGGTAAAATTAATCCCTCCTGTAAGGCTTCCCAGAGGGCTGCGGCCGCTGCTGCTTCGGATTCCTCCGAAACCATCGTCAGCGTGGCTAAGTCGAACGGATCGCCTACACAAGCTGCTAATTTCAATAGGGTTTGGGTGGAAATCGGCAACTTCTGTAACTGTCGTGCCATCAACTCCACCACATCTTCGGTTAAGGCGGCCTCGCGCACGGGGGTAATGTCGCATTGCCAATGACCCACTTGGCGATCGAAGGTGATAAAACCCTCTTGGTATAAGGTTTTGAGAAATTGAGTGGTAAAAAAAGGGTTGCCTTGGGTTTTCTGGTACACCCATTCAGTCAGGGGTTGGGCGGCGGCGGGCGAACAGGTGAGGGTATCGGCCACCAGTTGATTGATACTAGCGCGATCGAGGGGAGCCAGCGAAATGGTATCGTAGCTGGGGATATCCGCTAGCATCCGCATTAACGGGTGAGTGGGCGAGACTTCGTTATCTCGGTAGGCTCCTAAGATTAATAAATAGCCTTGCTGAGATTCCGCCATCAGAAACCCAATTAGCTTTAACGAGGCGGAGTCTGCCCACTGCAAATCATCTAAAAAGAGGACGAGGGGATGGTTGGCGGTGGTGAAAACTTGGATAAATTTCCGAAATAAGAGATTGAATCGATTTTGCGCTGCACTTCCCGCGAGTTCCAAAACGGGGGGTTGTTTGCCAATAATCCGTTCGAGATCGGGAATGGCTTCAATCATCACCTGAGCGTTTTCTCCCAGGGCTTGCAAAATCTTGGCCCGCCATTGCGCCAGTTGGGTATCGGGTTCGCCTAAGAGTTGTCCCATGAGTTCGCGAAAGGCTTGGACAAAGGCCCAAAAGGGAATATTACGATTGAATTGGTTGAATTTCCCTTTGATGAAGTAACCGCGCTGGCGGACAATGGGTTTATGGACTTCGTTGATAACGGCAGTTTTGCCAATTCCTGAAAATCCTTTGACTAGGAGTAGTTCCGATTGACCTTGGGCGGTGCGTTCAAAGGCATCTAGGAGGGTTTGGACTTCGGCGGTGCGACCATAGAGTTTTTCGGGGATGAGAAAGCGATCGCTCACATCTTGTCTAGCAATCTCAAACTCTTCGATCCGTCCCGTTTCCCGCAGTTGCAAGCGACAGGTTTCTAAATCGCGAATTAGCCCTAACGCGCTCTGATAGCGGTCTTCAGCATTCTTCGCCATCAGTTTACTAACAATGGCGGACAAAACGGTAGGGACTTCGGGGTTAATCTGATGGGCGAGGGGTGCAGCTTTGGCGAGATGAGCGTGAACTAATTCGATCGGATCGTCTAATTCAAAGGGTAATTGTCCGGTGAGCAGTTCGTAAAAGGTTGCCCCTAGCGAGTAAAAATCCGTGCGATAGTCAATTCCTCGGTTCATCCGTCCGGTTTGCTCTGGGGAGATATAGGCGAGGGTTCCTTCTAAGATGTTGAGGTTCTGAATGGTTTGGGTTTCGCGCGGGAGTAAGGAAGCGAGACTGAAATCAATCAGCTTGACTTGCTGAGTTTGGGGGTTAATCAGGATATTGGTGGGTTTAATATCTTTGTGAATTACCCGATGCTGGTAGAGTTGTTCCAGCACTTGCGCCAGTTGAATGGCAATATTGAGAAAGTCGGCGATGGAACGGGCGCTTTGA is a window of Desertifilum tharense IPPAS B-1220 DNA encoding:
- a CDS encoding type II toxin-antitoxin system VapC family toxin, which codes for MNYLLDTNVCIIYLKGRNLNLKQRLEATPVQEIAICSIVKAELCFGAMKSANPERNFALQQKFLTQFVSLPFDDLAATTFGVIRSQLETNGTPIGAYDLQIAAIALTNNLTLVTHNTREFERVEGLQIEDWEIEA
- a CDS encoding 8-oxoguanine deaminase → MATLLIKHIHTLVTMDDARREIQDGAIFVRDRTIEQVGPTATLPETADEVLDLQNRYVVLPGLVNTHHHFYQTLTRVIPAAQNCDLFNWLQTLYPIWANLTPEAVFISAQMAAAELMLSGCTTASDHLYIYPNGSTLDDEIQAIQAIGLRFHASRGSMSVGESQGGLPPDSVVEKEADILKDSQRLIEQYHDNSRHAMLRITLAPCSPFSVSQDLMRESAALARSHPGIRLHTHLAENKSDIEYSLATFGMTPGDYAESVGWVGNDVWHAHCVQLDDRAIQNFGKTGTGVAHCPCSNMRLASGMAPIRKMLNHRVPVGLGVDGSASNDTSNLLNEARTAFLMARVRELDAEAMTAREALELGTRGGAQVLGRDDIGYLAPGMSADLIAINLDRPEFAGAQHDPVAALIFCQVNRVDYSFINGRKVVDKGRLTTIELETLVEKHNQLARQLLD
- a CDS encoding SDR family oxidoreductase — translated: MATYLITGTNRGIGYEYCRQLQARGERVIAVCRTASEDLQQLGVQVEAGIDITSDASVAELKARLGDTPIDVLINNAGILERVTLADLDFDSIREQFEVNALGPLRVTHALLPLLNNGSKIVLMTSRMGSIEDNTSGSSYGYRMSKVALSMAGKSLSIDLKSRGIAVAILHPGLVQTRMTDFTAGGITPEESVKGLLQRIDELTLSNTGTFWHANGEVLPW
- a CDS encoding EAL domain-containing protein, with protein sequence MVELIGYQILEQLYASTKTLVYRCQGASDAQPVIIKLLQDEYPSFSELVQFRNQYAIASSLNLPNIIQLYRLEPYRNGYALVMEDFGGISLKQWIDAQSARSIADFLNIAIQLAQVLEQLYQHRVIHKDIKPTNILINPQTQQVKLIDFSLASLLPRETQTIQNLNILEGTLAYISPEQTGRMNRGIDYRTDFYSLGATFYELLTGQLPFELDDPIELVHAHLAKAAPLAHQINPEVPTVLSAIVSKLMAKNAEDRYQSALGLIRDLETCRLQLRETGRIEEFEIARQDVSDRFLIPEKLYGRTAEVQTLLDAFERTAQGQSELLLVKGFSGIGKTAVINEVHKPIVRQRGYFIKGKFNQFNRNIPFWAFVQAFRELMGQLLGEPDTQLAQWRAKILQALGENAQVMIEAIPDLERIIGKQPPVLELAGSAAQNRFNLLFRKFIQVFTTANHPLVLFLDDLQWADSASLKLIGFLMAESQQGYLLILGAYRDNEVSPTHPLMRMLADIPSYDTISLAPLDRASINQLVADTLTCSPAAAQPLTEWVYQKTQGNPFFTTQFLKTLYQEGFITFDRQVGHWQCDITPVREAALTEDVVELMARQLQKLPISTQTLLKLAACVGDPFDLATLTMVSEESEAAAAAALWEALQEGLILPQTQVYKFYLGATEGLTQAAMQAVTYRFLHDRVQQAAYSLIPQSDRAIAHYQIGQLLLERLSPAAREERIFELVNQLNAGIDLIAEPAKRYELAQLNLSAARKARSATAYQAARDYAASGLVLLGETCWQTDYAIALELHNLAAEVAWLCGDFTQMERWIATVIEQAQTPLDRMQVYQVQLQSLNARNQFVEAIAIGTQVLQELGVDFPQTPTPEDVQLARQEISSAIGDRTIASLVDLPKMSDPHAIAIMQIADSIMPACYMSSSPLYPFVVMLEVKLSIQFGNSLFSPVGYVSYAFQLHVLWQELTLAQQFGQLAYQLAQEPEAKNIRAATFNVFAGYIYHCTAHLRETLPIFHEAYQAALETGDLQFIVYVVQVFSLNAFWSGLPLNELEPQIRAYHQQLEELNRDTQGKHYHVYWETARLLLGESEPEMDLRQPSYEETLLAEVQASNDGFRLCIFYLHRFILHFWLGEIAQAQQNAATTRQHLSACVGTVVEPAFYFYDSLAILASLSDPNLEASQWQQVTANQTQLQHWATCAPMNHLHKWQLVEAERYRVLGEYKDAIELYDLALENARSDRYFQEAALAYQLAAQFYLQWGKQKVAAGYLQEAYYGYARWGAKAKIAELEHRYPQLLQPILAPERTPQNSISRAHITSSSSGSSESLDLAAVIKASQAISGELLPEQLIVTLMQVVLENAGADCGCLILLKGDRLVRVAHCASGQTCQLESVPLEESTNLPISIVRYVFRTAESLAIDDLKAETQFAADPYIIQHQPTSVLCLPLIKTKQPIGVLYLENNLTAGAFTSDSGTDRFANRIRVLNVLCAQAAISFENATLYNNLQASNQSLQQSLEALQQTQTKLMQATEKLQHDAFHDALTNLPNRALFIQLLEHTIQLNQRHPDNFYAVFFIDLDRFKMINDGLGHSLGDELLKCVAQRLQECVRASDTLARFGGDEFAILLEELKQVEEAIEVARRIHAQFTLPFQVEDYEIFTAVSIGIAWSAIPYQQASHVLRDADTAMYSAKSQGRNCYAIFNPVMQTQVTARLQLEGDLRRALDAQEFCLHYQPIISLSTGRLRGFEALVRWNHPQRGMISPIEFIPVAEETGLIIPLGGWVLQEACQQLSQWLREFPQLSSLVMNVNLSVIQLKQVELLDQLETILQATGIPRHGLKLEITESCILETFTSEAQRLKQLKDLGIRLCIDDFGIGYSSLSRLHEFPIDTLKVDRSFVQHLRTYQGETVRMIITLAHSLEMDVVAEGIETDADLHRLRELGCEFGQGYWFSRPVDSQKAREWLERALD